The region ATCTTTTACCCGAGTGAGTTGATACACAAGACGCACCCCATATATCGCTATGAACAAGTGCAAAAGGTTTGGTTGGTTTATATGGCTGCGATGGGTAGGGATTTTTATGGTGTTTAGCTAAAGCACAAATTTCATATTGGAATAAAGgacttttattaaaaaataacttAGGAAACAATTTACTTAAATAATAAAAACTAGGATGTCCTAGACGAAAATGCAATAAATAATTCTCATTATTATTTTGGGTGGTAGAGATCTGCAGGCAAGGGCTCTTTTGACCTCCTATATTATAGTTCATTCCCTCTTCAAGAATATAGAGTCCATCACGTTCCCTAGCATTGCCAATCGTCTTCCCCGATTCCAGTTCCTGAAAATGACAATGTGAAGGATAAAAGTTAGCTTGACATTTTTTATCTTGGGTCATTTTGCTGATGGAAATAAGATTACATGACAAGTTTGGAACATGTAATACTTTAGATAAAATTAAAGAAGGTGAGATAATTATATCACCAGTTCTAGCAATCGTTGAAAAAGATCCCTCAGCAACTCTAACTTTTTTATTTCCTGCACAAGGTTTATATGTTGAAAATAACTTAGAATTTCCAGTCATATGAGCACTAGCACCTGAATTGATGATCCCTTGACAAGCCGGCTGTCCAGAGGTATTTTGTGGCTCTTGTGAGTCTTCAGCCATGGGTTGATAGCCTTTTTCTGGTTTCTTCTTTCCCCCAGGTGGCTTTCCATGAATTTTCCAGCAAGTCTCCCTTGTATGCCACAGTTTTTTACAAAAATTTCACCATGGTTTCTTCCTTTCTCCTTCCTGTCCTCCTCCTCGAACAACCAGCGCAGGGTTCTCATTTTCTTGCTCGGCAGATTCATTGTTGTACATGATCTTCCGACGATTTTCCTCCAAGCGAACTTCAGAAAAAAGTTCTCGAATGGATGGTAGTGGACATCGTCCAAGAATTCTCCCTTTTACTTCATCAAGAGCACGATTAACACCTGCTAAGAACATAAAAACACGATCATTCTCTTCACGCTTTTGATGCCGAGTGTATTCGTCCGTGTTTTCCCACTTATCATCATAACACTGATCAAGTTCTTGCCAGAGTGCTACCATCTCATTGTAATAGATTGTCACAGCCCTATTTCCTTGTTTTGACTGCCAAAGCCTTGTTTTAATTCAAAAATCTGGGAGAAATTTTCTAGATACGAGTAGGTTTCCTTAATGGAATCCCACACTTCTTTGGCTGTCTTCATGAACATATGCGGCTTGGCAATGGAGCTGTCCATGGAGTTGAGAAGCCATGCTGTTACAAGAGAGTTCTCAGATCTCCAGAGATTGTACCCTTCTTCGCCTTCCTTCAGTGTCTTCACGTCTCCAGTGAGATACCCCAACTTCCCTCTTCCATCAATAGCAAGCTTTACTGACTGAGACCACTCAAATAATTGTTACCATTTAATCTATGCACTGTGATGTGCATAGAATAGACAGAGGAGCAGTTTCACTAGTGACGGGAGAAGAATTTTTGGGGTTAGCTACAGTAGCTGCCGTAGTTTCTGTCTCCATCGTGAAAAAAACATTTTTTAGGATAGGCTGAGGTTTAGGGTTCAGCAAGGTTATGCGATCAAGGCTTAGGGCTATGCGATTAGATGTAgggtttgctctgataccatgtaagtTTGGATATatgtttcattttattaattaaccaaaaagctGAATAAATAGATCCATTAGATATTTAAAAAGCAAACTAATCCATAAGTATAGAAACTGACTAACAACTTAGAATCTAACTAATAATACTCTAGCTGTACATCTAAATATAAGTAGACTAATTCTAATTTTGAATTACAATTTTATACAGTATAGGTGTTAGAATCACGCAGAAAAGTTATCTATGGCCTCTTTGTAATTATTCTAAACTAAATTCTTATTCCTTATTTATTGTTTTTGCtttctgtttttctttttcttggtTCTTTTTTgccttaaaattacaaatatttccATTGTCAATTATAAAATGTTATCGTAAAGTCTTAATTCCTTCAGGTATCAACATGTAATCATAACCTATTTCTTTGATGAAATCTGTGTCAACTTGTTTGTATGGATTAGTGGTTTTAGACACATGAAATTTCTCTTGAGTTGGGCTTAAATTGCCTCAACAATTTTTGCTACTGCAGAGGTTAACGCATTCAAGGAAATTGCAAGGCTTGCAACACATACCATTTTGGCTGCTTGTGGTCTAGAGTACAAAAAAAAGTATGGCTTCTATTCTTTCTCAAGCTTTGTTTGCCCTCACACTGAACTTTCCGAGAAGCTACCTCAGTCCAATATTATGGCCGACTCATGCCAAGAATGCTTCAACAGTTCTGTAATGAATGTTGTCAGTTTCATCATGTTAcagaaagcaaaaaaaaaattaaaaaattaaaaaatcctgATGAGAAGCAATCATGATTGAACTAGAAGATAGGAAGCAATACCTGTTCATGTGTGCATATAAATAGTCCACCCCTTGTAACAAATTCTTTTGGGAGAAAGAACATGGATTCATGATAGCTCGTACAACAATAACTCTGGTTTTTAACCTGTATTCTGAGGATCGAAGGAGAGGGAGGTTCTTATGtgtatttgttttcttttaaacCTAACTCGTAATTAATTAAAGTGAAGATGAAGCTGATGGCAATGGCAGCTTTAGAGATCAGAGACTTCAGAAACGAAAAATAGAACGTCTGCTCCGTATCAGATATTCATTGGTCTTGGAGCCTTCTATTGTTCTGTAGCAGATGGTATACTGATTTGTAAtgtattattaatatttatattccaatacAATACTCTATAAAATGAGACAAATTATGTACAAGCAAGATTTGAAAGGGgaaaaaaattacacaaaatgatatattttacaTCCAAGCAAGATTAAGAAACTCGCAATATTACACAAAAATTATACATCTTCGTACCCATTTCTATCTATATTTTTCTCCAAATAATGAAGTATTTCACGAACACTCAAAACCATGCAAGGGCAACCAATTATGAGAGTATCACATGAAAACGCAAACGAAAGAAAATGTAATCTCATAGTTCTTTCACTCAAAACACATCCCGAAATATGTTACACTGTAGGGCATTTATTATGTTCAACACTACACTACTAATTGAAAACACCCCATCTTCTACGAACTAAAAGTACACTTCTTTCTCCGTGTTTTACTAAATGAACAGAGTCAAACTATGTCAAAATCGACATGATGATCCAAGTCTCAGCTTCTGTCTCCGCTCAATAGTAGCAGATCTTCGATTGGCAAAAGCAGAATAAAGAAGCTCCTTGAAGTTATCAAGAAAAACTACCCATTCTTCCTTGCTCATAAAAGAAAGATCAACAAAAGTCCTCGTGGTGGGTTGCTGCTCGTTAGCACTTGTTCTTATCCCAGATGAGGTACCAATTCTACCATTATAACATAATCTTTCCTTCTTAAAGTCAGCCTTGTTTTGAGACATGCATAACTTTGGAGCGATGTTATCCCAATTCGGCCAATCTGAGAATCCTTCATTCTTGTCTGGCTTCTCATCCACATCAGCTTCATCATCTTCTTCGAGACCCTCATCCAATTTAGATAGCAAGAATTGACCATTTGGAACTTTCGACTTGTGAAATGAATCTTGGCTTGAGAGGTTTCTTGTGCTCACAGGAGCAAGGTTTATGCCTGCAGTATCCTCACTATCTATGTCAAAGAGAAACTCTTCATCTACTCTTTCAGCCTCAGAGCTTGATGAGTTCCAATCTGCTAAGCTCCTCATCGCCTCAAGGCAGAGAACCTCAAGTTCACTCGGCTGGTCCTCCTGGCTCTGAAACTCTCTACTCATCATCTCGCCAATCTCAGCAAGACACAGTCCAAAAGCAGCTGCTTCCTTGAGAAACAATGTGCAAAGGATTAGAACCCGAAGACATGCATCTCGAATCATGGGCAGCTCCATCTGAAGCATTTCAGAATCACGATTTGGATCAAGCTTGTTTATGTACTCAAGCTCATCCTCGGAGAAAGGAATTGATGCCTGAGGCCAATGGATCCATTCAAAATAAGGATCTTCTAAGTTCTCTGGTAAGCAAAGGCCATGATCAATTGGAATGAGCTCTACCTTATCAAACCTTCCAATACCATCTAGTTGTCTAACTAAAAGGTTTCCCGCATGCCTGTCAGTGTTAAAGATCCTAATATCTAAAATCCCTATTCTATGAACGGCAGAAACTGGAAAACTCGAGGTTCCATAGTCACCCGCGTCAAAGTCATGAGGAATGAACTGCTGAAGAGAGGCTATCTTGCTTACCTTCTTCTTATTCTGAAGATTATTGCCACTGACTACACCATCATTTATATTGAACACTGAGTGTGTTACCTTTACAAGTACTGTTGGTGGCACATTGGCAAAGTGATCATAATCCAATAGGTAGGCAGCCACTTCTCTAAACCCTGTTTCCCCAACGCGGACAGAACGCTTCAAGCCTGGCTGCCCAAGAGCTTTACCTACAAAGCCTTTTGGGTTGTTCGGTGCAAAGGGCTCCTCATCTGTTGGCTTCACAATGGCAACAGTTTCACCGCTGCTATTCCTAAAAAAATATCCACCTCCAAGCCCACCCTGAGCAGGGATAGGATCGACACCCTTCTTGATAGCCACTACAATGTCCTTGACCAGTTCACTGCTTCCAAGTAAGCGATTACCTGCTAATATCTCTACCAGCTCACTCTGATCCCACTGCTGAAGGGGATTGTTCCCAGTAGGCGACAAACAAGGCGTTGATGAGCTCCTGTGAATGATATTCCTAGTCAGAAGTAAGGGTGAATCATTTCGAACAGCACTAAGATCATTATTTAACACAAGATCCCCAAATGTCAAAGAGCTCTCATGAGTAGGTATATTAAGAGCAACCTGCAATCTCCTCTTTAAAGTATGTGCGTTGTCACCCTTCTCCAATTCCATTCCCAGAACACAACCAGTCTCAGTCTGCACAAAAACTCTTCTCCTCCGAGAGAGACTCCCACTGGTCGCAACATTGTTGCACTCGCCATTGCGAACACGATTAAAAACTGCAACAGCCATATTTGTCCGAACAGGCATATCCAACTTAGCAGACATAGAAGATGAAAACCCGTACCTAGTTCAAACTGTGGGACAGAGATGACCTCTCTCTCAAGAAGGTGCCAGTTGACACCAATTGAATGAGAGAGATAAAAAGTATCGAAACCAGTCATCAACTAACCTACTAGCATTTGTGAAGTAGTCGAAACTGATTACATTGATTCAAACTTACTGCACTTGGGAGCTCTTCAGATTATGCACTGCGACTGGACTCTTTAACCAACAACATCTGCAACAAAAGAGGGGTGTTGGAGTGTCATTACGGGCATAAatcaaacaaaaagaaaaaatttaTAATTATCTCCAAGCAAATCACAGAAGAAAAAAATATACTAAATATAAAAACAAACCATGTGAACCCAGAGATAATAATAAACTACATAGACATTAGCTAGCTCTGATTAAGCCGCACTAATACCATTATtgccaaataaataaatagataaaattAATGCCAACGTTTCCAATTAAATTGCTAGCAGCCGAGATTGGAGAAGTGCTGTTAAcaaataacaaaatttaaaccaaaGAAATAAACATCGTCAATTTAAAGTGAAATTTCAGTTAAATTTCCTTTTTTAACAATCATCTGAGAAAGTTTTGATATATCAAATTCAACCAGacctaaaaaggaaaaaaatattcaaatcgtctaaaaaaagaaagaaaaaactaaaGAAAGGTTTTTACAGATCAAGAAACTCGAATCCAATAAACGAAAATCGGAGCAGCAGAACAAAATATTTTAGCACGAAATTAATGATTGAATCAATAGGAAAGAAACTCACTTAGCAGGGAGACCAGAGAGGAGAAAGAACAGAAGAGACGATCAGAGCCGTCAGTTGAAAGTCTCACAGATGAACGAtcagatttgaagaagaagaagaagaagaagaagaagaagaatcaagAATTGAGATAAATCGTCCATCCTCAGCATCGCCGGACTCTCTCACTGTCTTAACTCTTCTTGCTCTTTATTTCCTGTGTCCCAATTTCCAAACAAAGTGAAAGCCCTCTATCTTTAAATGGTCTTTTCTTTTCTCAGTAAAGTCAAAAAAGTGTCAAAACGACGCCGTTTCGACCGAAACCACCCACGAAAGTGGAAAGTAGTAAGTGTCTCTGACGCTCACACTCACACTCACACACACTcctatgtaaattttttttttttggtgttttagacACATCGCCACCGCCATACAAGATCACGGTGGACAGGATATTTTAATCACGACCGTTGGATCGAATGACGGCAAACAGATGTACGGCGACCGTGGATCGGGTGATCTGAAAATGCAATGGCGGGAAGTTATGTTACGTTACGTGGCAATTGAGTACCGTTTAAGAAGTTCACACTTGGTGTTTGATTACTGGCTCAGACAGGACTAAGGAAGGAGGCCAAAGGCAGCTGTCCTTAGGATCTTTAATTCTGTTAAAAGCCGGCTTTGCCGAACGTCCAACATTTATTTtagaaattaatttataaaaatcaaTCACATGTACAAGTCAATAATGTGGTCGTTTTGTAACAATGATAATTAATGTACTGCAATTGTTTTTGTGTGTTGGATTAGTTTACCTCAAACTTGTTTAGTTTTTTATAAATCAAATGTTTTAAGAGATAGTTATATGGCGTTAGGAGTACTTGCCACTTGGTTCTATTACTATGGTTAATGAAAATAACTAATGATCATaatcacaaataatcaatattTTTATGTAATGTTGGGTAGGAGCGTAACGGATGAGTTTGGACAAAGATATAGTACTAACATGATAGTTTTATTATTGTGTTCATTTGtgcatattttatattttatttttaagaatgttTTTGTGCTTGGTTgtgttattaatatttaatattttcataaaaaaagAATATAATAATACATAGTAAAATCATAAATGAATAAATGCCATTTAAAAacttacaattttttttcttatattttaattttaaaaaaatacaaatattaaaggctaaaatcaaatattaatttgaaaaactaaaacatgcccttattttatttttaatattattacattttttatttcaaactaaaatatatttttttgctcagaagaaatttttttaactaaaatattGATATAATAAACTGTTTTACATATCAATTCATTTGaataaactaatattatttattattttatattttatatgcaTTTATCCAAAAATTATATTTGACATAATTTATGCATTGATATAGTCATAACATTTTGTGTAATTGATAGTTAATATAGttaattataatattaaatcTATTTTGGTAAAATAggtaataatatattaaaaaaattaagaatgaaAACCGAATTCCTAAGCTATGGGGTTGGTTGGAAAGCTAATTCCAATGCTCATTGGCATTATAATTCTATTGGAATCTCCTTCCTAAAGCTAAAAGAGCATGCCTAACATTGCAATGTATTTTGCATAGGAGTGACATTTCCATTCTAAGGTACATTCTACCAAACTAAACATGCACTTAAGAGTATTGAAATGGAATaagatttattataaaaataataaaaaaatattaattttatttaattatacattaaaatgatcttttttctccattttttttaaaggaatagccataatgaaaaaatattaaaaaataaaaattttctgAAGGGTGAAATCACACAAATCCAAGAATACTGTAGTTAGGTTATAAATGCTAAACACAATCATTCAACCTAGTTCGATAAGCTAGATCCCTGTTTTCATGCAACATTTGACATTAAAATTTGTGTAACTCGACTACTActaacatataaatatatttatcacATCCTACCATAAGTTTAATCTCAAAACTAAGAAATGAAacatattttaatttgaattgtGATCTAATATTTTCGAGTCGAGCTGAACTTAGTATTGAATTACTATATCCACTAGTTATTGGTGGATCGTGGTTTAAAATATTAGGACAATTACATACATCACCCTATAAAAAAACTTCAAATAtacaatatacaaatatatataggtATTTTAAGACGTATATCCATATAAATATGCATACAACATGCGTCTATAGTTCTACTAATCACAGTATATTATTatctatataattatatatatattgagtgataaaattaaaatattaaaattaataattatagtatcttattatatgtatatattattttgGTTATATAATGAatgaagcatatatatatatatacacgtataTATAATACAGTTAAAGGAAAGAATGGTTTATTTAATCATCGTATTGAAAATTTtaacaaatataattaaaataaatctaTTTAAATAATACTAAAAGATGaataattattgaaataataacaaGCTGTCACAAATTAGTAATGTTGTATTACGAATAATATTAGAAggataaataactattaaaattaGTAAATTAGTAAATTTTTAATACAATTATGTTaagtaaatatataaattatttatgcaAATATTagttgaaaaaaataattttatttgagaGTTAGTTTTGTACACTTCTGTTacaaaaatagatttttttgttATGAATTAATCTGTA is a window of Humulus lupulus chromosome 4, drHumLupu1.1, whole genome shotgun sequence DNA encoding:
- the LOC133830780 gene encoding phosphatidylinositol 4-kinase gamma 7-like; this translates as MSAKLDMPVRTNMAVAVFNRVRNGECNNVATSGSLSRRRRVFVQTETGCVLGMELEKGDNAHTLKRRLQVALNIPTHESSLTFGDLVLNNDLSAVRNDSPLLLTRNIIHRSSSTPCLSPTGNNPLQQWDQSELVEILAGNRLLGSSELVKDIVVAIKKGVDPIPAQGGLGGGYFFRNSSGETVAIVKPTDEEPFAPNNPKGFVGKALGQPGLKRSVRVGETGFREVAAYLLDYDHFANVPPTVLVKVTHSVFNINDGVVSGNNLQNKKKVSKIASLQQFIPHDFDAGDYGTSSFPVSAVHRIGILDIRIFNTDRHAGNLLVRQLDGIGRFDKVELIPIDHGLCLPENLEDPYFEWIHWPQASIPFSEDELEYINKLDPNRDSEMLQMELPMIRDACLRVLILCTLFLKEAAAFGLCLAEIGEMMSREFQSQEDQPSELEVLCLEAMRSLADWNSSSSEAERVDEEFLFDIDSEDTAGINLAPVSTRNLSSQDSFHKSKVPNGQFLLSKLDEGLEEDDEADVDEKPDKNEGFSDWPNWDNIAPKLCMSQNKADFKKERLCYNGRIGTSSGIRTSANEQQPTTRTFVDLSFMSKEEWVVFLDNFKELLYSAFANRRSATIERRQKLRLGSSCRF